One Hermetia illucens chromosome 4, iHerIll2.2.curated.20191125, whole genome shotgun sequence DNA segment encodes these proteins:
- the LOC119653965 gene encoding uncharacterized protein LOC119653965, with protein sequence MVHDNNKLNGLQKLQYLCASVKGEAEQLIRHLTLPENNYAAAWKLLKERYDNKRAIGNAYMKGIWNLPTSTPASAICIKRILDTTEQFRANTESLGADLVNLIMVYILQQKLDTESNSEWQKFIGSSNEIPNLEQLTTFLHQRFTILEAMQITQRKTVKVGAPSAQATGAVCRVCQGDHRISQCDTFLNSDIAKRRELVASLRLCYNCLHEAHAARNCPSRKRCKLCGKKHNSMLHQASSNRVAS encoded by the coding sequence ATGGTGCACGACAACAACAAGTTAAATGGTCTGCAGAAGCTTCAATATCTCTGTGCGTCGGTCAAAGGCGAGGCAGAACAATTGATACGCCACCTCACTCTACCAGAGAATAATTATGCGGCAGCATGGAAGTTACTGAAGGAACGATACGATAACAAGAGGGCCATCGGGAATGCCTACATGAAGGGCATATGGAATTTACCGACCAGCACTCCAGCTAGTGCGATATGTATCAAGCGCATATTGGACACGACCGAGCAATTCCGTGCCAATACTGAATCATTGGGAGCAGATTTAGTCAACTTAATCATGGTTTACATCCTACAACAAAAATTGGACACTGAAAGTAATTCTGAATGGCAGAAATTTATTGGTTCTTCGAACGAGATACCAAATTTGGAACAACTCACGACCTTCTTGCATCAACGGTTTACAATACTGGAAGCAATGCAGATTACACAACGCAAGACGGTGAAAGTAGGGGCACCCTCAGCACAAGCAACGGGAGCCGTCTGCCGAGTATGCCAGGGCGATCATCGAATTTCCCAATGCGACACATTTCTTAACTCAGACATAGCCAAACGACGAGAGTTGGTAGCATCTTTGCGGCTGTGCTACAATTGCTTGCACGAGGCTCATGCAGCCAGGAACTGCCCATCACGCAAAAGGTGCAAACTGTGTGGAAAAAAGCATAACTCAATGTTACACCAAGCATCGTCGAATAGAGTTGCATCTTGA